In a genomic window of Natranaerobius trueperi:
- a CDS encoding YwbE family protein, which yields MSEIKRSDLKPGTIVQIVQKQDQRTGNLTEGVVDTILTKSSSHPHGIKVKLTSGKVGRVKKIL from the coding sequence ATGAGTGAAATAAAGAGAAGTGATCTAAAACCGGGTACTATTGTTCAAATAGTACAAAAACAAGACCAACGAACTGGTAATTTAACAGAAGGAGTAGTAGATACTATTTTAACTAAATCTTCTAGTCATCCTCATGGTATCAAGGTAAAACTAACCTCCGGTAAAGTTGGTAGAGTTAAAAAAATATTATAG